One window of Etheostoma spectabile isolate EspeVRDwgs_2016 chromosome 6, UIUC_Espe_1.0, whole genome shotgun sequence genomic DNA carries:
- the acbd7 gene encoding acyl-CoA-binding domain-containing protein 7 yields MSPQAEFEKIAEDVKKVKTRPTDQELLDLYGLYKQAIVGDVNSDRPVMDIKGKAKWDAWKSRKGMSQDSAMSAYITLAKEVISKYGL; encoded by the exons ATGTCTCCTCAG GCAGAGTTTGAGAAGATTGCTGAGGATGTGAAGAAGGTAAAGACAAGGCCTACGGAccaggagctgctggacctgtaTGGCCTTTATAAGCAGGCAATCGTAGGAGACGTTAACAGCG ATAGACCAGTGATGGACATTAAAGGAAAAGCCAAGTGGGATGCCTGGAAATCCAGGAAAG GAATGTCCCAGGACAGTGCCATGTCAGCCTACATTACACTTGCAAAGGAAGTCATCAGTAAATATGGCTTGTAA